In a single window of the Polynucleobacter sp. MWH-UH24A genome:
- a CDS encoding RNA methyltransferase → MHNPKGVISSKENTLLKRIRQLQQVGSKGQKARQEHQLAVMDGIHLLQVWQGDPRLESIVITQGALANAEIAHIIHTHCEQCPEAEIQLVDEVLWPSISELEYAPQIMGLVRLEPLKNTSKNLLGDTIVLDAVQDAGNVGTILRTALACHFYQIVCTVGTAHIWSPKVTRAAMGAHRYLTFYEAQSVDEVTSNIEAPLLATAMTAERSLYSMQALLQKPVAWVFGNEGQGVSPELSQQATSIRVPQNPKLESLNVASTAAVCLYETLRVRGQFNT, encoded by the coding sequence ATGCATAACCCCAAGGGTGTTATTTCATCAAAAGAAAATACCTTGCTCAAGCGAATTCGTCAGCTTCAGCAGGTAGGTAGTAAGGGTCAGAAGGCTCGCCAGGAGCATCAACTTGCCGTCATGGATGGAATCCATTTATTACAAGTATGGCAAGGTGACCCTCGTTTGGAGAGCATCGTAATCACTCAAGGGGCGCTTGCTAATGCTGAAATTGCGCACATCATTCACACGCATTGCGAACAATGCCCAGAAGCTGAAATCCAGTTGGTTGATGAGGTCTTATGGCCTTCAATTAGTGAGCTGGAGTACGCACCTCAAATCATGGGTTTAGTTCGTCTAGAGCCTCTAAAAAATACGTCCAAGAACTTACTGGGCGACACCATTGTTTTAGATGCTGTTCAGGATGCTGGTAATGTCGGAACAATTTTGCGCACGGCTTTAGCATGTCATTTCTATCAAATTGTGTGTACGGTTGGAACTGCTCATATTTGGTCGCCTAAAGTAACTCGGGCAGCGATGGGCGCACATCGCTATTTGACTTTTTATGAGGCGCAAAGTGTCGATGAGGTGACCAGTAATATTGAGGCGCCTTTGTTGGCAACTGCCATGACCGCTGAGCGCTCGCTCTATTCTATGCAAGCACTTCTACAAAAGCCAGTTGCTTGGGTATTTGGTAATGAGGGGCAAGGGGTCTCTCCTGAGCTTTCACAACAAGCCACTTCGATTCGGGTTCCTCAAAATCCAAAGCTGGAGTCTTTAAATGTAGCGAGTACTGCAGCAGTATGTTTGTATGAGACCTTGCGCGTGCGAGGGCAATTTAATACTTAA
- a CDS encoding pyruvate, water dikinase regulatory protein, with amino-acid sequence MTLLANTAPRIVYIVSDGTGITAENFSQSILAQFEASFRQIRIPFVDTVDKAHDAVSQINGTDPKYGQAIVFTTLVNPEVNQIVGKAKALVLDMFQTFVAPLEETLGMRSTHAINRLHHNADTDAYKNRIEAINYSLAHDDGQSNQNLVDANVILVGVSRVGKTPTSLYLAMQYGLKAANYPLIPEDFERGRLPKDLLSHKQKIFGLTIDPERLSEIRNERRPGSNYAKLENCRYEINEATAMMRRESIPWVSTTSKSIEEIATTILQAIRSDKTILG; translated from the coding sequence ATGACTCTTCTGGCCAATACCGCGCCCCGCATTGTTTATATCGTCTCTGATGGGACGGGTATTACCGCTGAAAACTTTAGTCAATCGATCTTGGCTCAGTTTGAAGCCAGCTTTCGACAGATTCGTATTCCATTTGTCGATACTGTGGATAAAGCACATGACGCGGTATCTCAAATTAATGGCACTGATCCCAAGTATGGTCAAGCAATTGTCTTTACCACCCTGGTAAATCCAGAGGTTAATCAGATTGTTGGAAAAGCCAAGGCATTAGTCCTTGATATGTTTCAAACCTTTGTGGCACCCCTTGAAGAAACTCTGGGAATGCGCTCAACCCACGCAATTAATCGCTTACATCACAACGCCGATACGGATGCGTATAAAAATCGGATTGAAGCAATTAACTATTCTTTAGCCCACGATGATGGCCAGTCCAATCAAAATCTGGTGGATGCCAATGTGATTCTGGTGGGAGTGTCTCGAGTTGGTAAAACACCTACAAGTCTTTACTTAGCCATGCAATATGGATTGAAAGCAGCAAATTACCCATTGATCCCCGAAGACTTTGAACGGGGACGGCTACCCAAGGATTTGCTCTCTCATAAACAAAAGATTTTCGGCTTAACGATCGACCCCGAACGTTTATCAGAAATCCGAAACGAACGCCGACCGGGAAGTAACTATGCCAAATTAGAAAACTGTCGATACGAGATTAATGAAGCCACTGCCATGATGCGGCGCGAGTCCATTCCATGGGTCTCGACCACCAGTAAATCGATTGAAGAAATTGCAACAACAATCCTACAGGCAATTCGCTCTGATAAAACCATACTCGGCTAG